A single genomic interval of Anopheles marshallii chromosome 2, idAnoMarsDA_429_01, whole genome shotgun sequence harbors:
- the LOC128709408 gene encoding LOW QUALITY PROTEIN: uncharacterized protein LOC128709408 (The sequence of the model RefSeq protein was modified relative to this genomic sequence to represent the inferred CDS: inserted 2 bases in 1 codon; substituted 1 base at 1 genomic stop codon), translated as MKCKVIGRRHPRSRAVTYSGIDHPPRSDAEFRQGIYVRHKVGHSPLLXLGXIVKDVLVGDKLNLIDLEVTRKLLHGWVYGMRGATRWSDQTFVHISSILKSITLPSEVYRKLRGLEDLKHWKGSEFSSFLLYASIVVLRGSISAEAYQHFMLYFVPITLLSSNVCTDFWDEASDMLNDFVSHYEEIYGEGYISSNVHNLLHVTEEVKRLGPLNTMSAYPFENALQHVKGMLRHGHRCLEQAVNMYSEFEQLTIPKMRPDNETTLKGSGDNIVVTMKDFILRPNNRDGWFLSPEKELIRFCSAEKSSGTIKLIGRKLIDPEEYFDEPVSSGVINICKGKISNLSPNTFEYKTSDVRGKMVAVKLDNEGLTMFAPLVHTLID; from the exons TCACCCGAGATCAAGGGCGGTTACATATTCTGGAATCGATCATCCACCCCGCTCGGACGCTGAGTTTAGGCAGGGAATTTACGTTAGGCACAAAGTGGGTCATTCACCACTCTTGTAGCTTGG AATAGTGAAGGACGTGTTAGTCGGTGATAAACTTAACTTGATAGATCTAGAAGTTACACGCAAACTATTACACGGGTGGGTGTATGGTATGCGGGGAGCAACCAGATGGTCTGATCAAACCTTTGTGCACATTTCTAGTATTTTAAAAAGCATTACTCTTCCTTCTGAAGTATATCGCAAGTTACGAGGTTTAGAAGATTTGAAACATTGGAAAGGATCGGAGTTTAGTAGTTTTTTGCTCTATGCTAGCATAGTAGTGCTGAGAGGTAGCATATCAGCAGAAGCATATCAGCATTTTATGTTATATTTTGTTCCAATAACGCTGTTATCTTCAAATGTGTGTACAGATTTTTGGGACGAGGCATCCGACATGCTAAACGATTTCGTTTCGCATTATGAAGAAATCTATGGAGAAGGTTATATTAGTAGTAACGTACATAACTTGTTGCATGTAACTGAAGAAGTAAAACGTTTAGGGCCTCTGAATACAATGTCTGCGTATCCTTTTGAAAATGCTCTTCAGCATGTGAAGGGTATGCTAAGACACGGACATAGATGCTTAGAGCAAGCTGTGAACATGTATTCTGAATTCGAACAGTTAACCATTCCGAAAATGAGACCGGATAATGAAACGACATTGAAGGGTTCAGGTGACAATATAGTTGTAACCATGAAGGATTTTATCCTTAGGCCCAATAATCGCGACGGTTGGTTTCTTTCGCCAGAAAAAGAGCTAATCAGGTTTTGTTCTGCAGAAAAATCGTCAGGGACTATAAAATTAATCGGTAGGAAGTTGATTGATCCGGAGGAATATTTCGATGAGCCGGTATCATCAGGGGTCATCAATATTTGTAAaggcaaaatttcaaatttatctcCTAATACTTTCGAATATAAAACTTCTGATGTCAGAGGCAAGATGGTTGCCGTCAAGTTAGATAACGAGGGGCTTACGATGTTTGCTCCCCTTGTGCATACGCTAATAGATTAG